From the genome of Bradyrhizobium elkanii USDA 76, one region includes:
- a CDS encoding DUF6894 family protein, translated as MSAVFFHCSDDKHVILDRTGAAMDLAEARLYAEQLARSYVMTPSVEDWRNWAVHVTDDIGTEIFELPFTAILGELH; from the coding sequence ATGTCTGCAGTTTTCTTTCACTGCTCCGACGACAAGCACGTCATCCTGGATCGCACCGGCGCCGCGATGGATCTGGCGGAGGCGCGCCTGTATGCGGAGCAGCTGGCGCGCAGCTATGTCATGACACCAAGCGTGGAAGACTGGCGCAACTGGGCGGTCCACGTCACCGACGACATCGGAACCGAGATCTTCGAGCTGCCGTTCACCGCCATCCTCGGCGAGCTGCACTGA
- the pdxY gene encoding pyridoxal kinase PdxY, which translates to MTVISIQSQVAWGHVGNSAASFPIQLHGIDVVAVPTTLLSNRPGYPTIRGRVLDVQLVADLLRGIEERGAVEAARLILSGYLGSADIAMDVADFVARAKAANPALLYCCDPVLGDRDRGMFVRSDIPPLVRDELCPLADIITPNHFEFEFLCGARVTTIDDVVAQASALMARGPQTIVITSAELAGTPQSEIETLAIERTQSDKIYAWRVRTPRVPISPSGTGDLFAALFVAARARGLATPDALSHAASGIYGVLERTAQRGTEEMRIIESAGVMLDPKPRFAAVAIAAS; encoded by the coding sequence ATGACGGTCATCTCGATTCAGTCACAGGTCGCCTGGGGCCATGTCGGCAACAGCGCCGCCAGCTTTCCGATCCAGCTGCACGGCATCGACGTTGTCGCGGTGCCGACCACGCTGCTCAGCAACCGGCCCGGCTATCCGACCATTCGCGGCCGGGTGCTCGACGTGCAGCTGGTCGCCGACCTGCTGCGCGGCATCGAGGAGCGCGGCGCGGTCGAGGCCGCGCGGCTGATCCTGTCGGGCTATCTCGGCTCGGCCGACATCGCGATGGACGTTGCCGACTTCGTCGCCCGCGCGAAAGCGGCGAACCCGGCGCTGCTCTATTGCTGCGATCCCGTGCTCGGCGACCGCGACCGCGGCATGTTCGTGCGATCGGACATTCCGCCGCTGGTGCGCGACGAGCTCTGCCCGCTCGCCGACATCATCACGCCCAATCATTTCGAGTTCGAATTCCTCTGCGGCGCGCGCGTGACGACGATCGATGACGTCGTCGCGCAGGCGAGCGCGCTGATGGCGCGGGGACCTCAGACCATCGTCATCACCAGCGCCGAGTTGGCCGGCACGCCGCAGAGCGAGATCGAGACGCTGGCGATCGAGCGCACTCAATCCGACAAGATATATGCCTGGCGCGTGCGCACGCCGCGGGTTCCGATCAGCCCGTCCGGCACCGGCGACCTGTTCGCCGCGCTGTTCGTTGCCGCCCGCGCGCGCGGCCTGGCGACGCCGGATGCGCTCAGCCACGCCGCGTCAGGCATCTACGGCGTGCTGGAGCGCACCGCGCAGAGAGGAACCGAGGAAATGCGCATTATCGAAAGCGCCGGCGTCATGCTTGATCCGAAGCCGCGCTTCGCGGCGGTCGCCATCGCCGCATCCTGA
- a CDS encoding class I SAM-dependent methyltransferase produces MAQNIYDDPGFFAGYSQLPRQVRGLLGAPEWPAIRAMLPDIAGKRAVDLGCGFGWVSRWMREQGASDVLGVDLSQNMIARATAMTQDAAITYEIADLETLELPKSTFDLAYSALTFHYIRDFDRLARMLHRALVPEGHLVFTIEHPIYMAAAHPDWGQDEDGRKTWPVNRYFIEGERRTDWYVKGVLKYHRTIGTTLNALIGAGFTLRHVEEFSPTREQVKAMPELADELERPMMLLVSAQR; encoded by the coding sequence ATGGCGCAGAACATCTATGACGATCCCGGGTTCTTTGCCGGCTACAGCCAACTGCCGCGGCAGGTCCGCGGACTGCTCGGCGCGCCCGAATGGCCGGCGATCCGCGCCATGCTGCCCGATATCGCGGGCAAGCGCGCGGTCGATCTCGGCTGCGGCTTCGGCTGGGTGTCGCGCTGGATGCGCGAGCAAGGCGCGTCCGACGTGCTCGGCGTCGACCTCTCGCAGAACATGATCGCCCGCGCCACCGCCATGACGCAGGATGCGGCGATCACCTACGAGATCGCCGACCTCGAGACGCTGGAGCTGCCGAAGTCGACCTTCGATCTCGCCTACAGCGCCCTCACCTTCCACTACATCAGGGACTTCGATCGCCTGGCGCGCATGCTGCATCGCGCGCTGGTCCCGGAGGGGCACCTGGTCTTCACCATCGAGCATCCGATCTACATGGCGGCCGCCCATCCGGACTGGGGGCAGGACGAAGACGGCCGCAAGACCTGGCCGGTCAACCGCTACTTCATCGAAGGCGAACGCCGCACGGACTGGTATGTGAAGGGCGTGCTGAAATATCACCGCACCATCGGCACCACGCTCAACGCGTTGATCGGCGCCGGCTTCACGCTGCGCCATGTCGAGGAATTCTCCCCGACACGTGAGCAGGTCAAGGCGATGCCCGAACTGGCCGACGAGCTCGAACGCCCGATGATGCTGCTGGTGTCAGCGCAACGCTGA
- a CDS encoding LysE family translocator yields MIDITTLLTYAAVVLGLFLIPGPAVLLVLARSVTGGARVGVATGFGIALGDLVHTAMATFGLSAVLMTSALAFSVVKYAGVIYLIVLGVRALLEKNDDLNLPAAQPVDPRRAFRQAIWAEMLNPKTALFFLAFLPQFVHPGHGSAVAQFATLGLIFVVMSAVYTSLLALAAGRISPWIRRHRRIGQWQGRVVGTIYIALGVRLAFQER; encoded by the coding sequence ATGATCGACATCACCACCCTCCTCACCTACGCCGCCGTCGTGCTCGGCCTGTTCCTGATCCCCGGGCCGGCGGTGCTGCTGGTGCTCGCGCGTTCGGTCACCGGCGGCGCGCGCGTCGGCGTCGCGACCGGGTTCGGGATCGCGCTCGGCGATCTCGTCCACACCGCGATGGCGACGTTCGGCCTGTCTGCCGTGCTGATGACCTCGGCGCTGGCGTTCTCGGTCGTGAAATATGCCGGTGTGATCTACCTGATCGTGCTCGGCGTCCGCGCCCTGTTGGAGAAGAACGACGACCTGAATTTGCCGGCGGCGCAGCCGGTCGATCCGCGCCGTGCGTTCCGGCAGGCGATCTGGGCGGAAATGCTCAATCCGAAGACCGCGCTGTTCTTCCTCGCCTTCCTGCCGCAGTTCGTGCACCCCGGCCACGGCTCGGCGGTGGCGCAGTTCGCGACCCTCGGCCTGATCTTCGTCGTGATGAGCGCGGTCTACACCTCGCTGCTCGCGCTCGCCGCCGGCCGGATCAGCCCGTGGATCCGCCGGCATCGCCGCATCGGGCAGTGGCAGGGCCGCGTGGTCGGCACGATCTACATCGCGCTCGGCGTCCGCCTCGCCTTCCAGGAGCGCTGA